In Sphingobacterium zeae, one genomic interval encodes:
- a CDS encoding DJ-1/PfpI family protein produces MSLFSKDLSKEPVFDGLGYEPSFFSRKAMVTTKTDYSKKKYDEGNKDTRKKILVLCTEERYMTMKNGKKFSTGNHPVETLVPILHFDQAGFDVDFYTPTGGTVKFEMWAMPYEDEHIGKILEKYNTQFSNPHSLQDFVADTTKSYVDYVAVFIPGGHGAMLGLPENNDVKELIKWVIAEDKFMLTICHGPAALLSAAQGIGENDFPYKGYKINSFPDEMDLILPQSGYQPGEMPWLYGEKLKQLGVEILNKKISGDCHVDRKLITADSPLAADKFGKICVEELLADEKYKAEN; encoded by the coding sequence ATGTCATTATTTTCAAAAGATTTGAGCAAAGAGCCAGTATTTGACGGCCTGGGCTATGAGCCTTCTTTTTTTTCCAGAAAAGCAATGGTCACTACAAAAACCGACTATAGTAAGAAAAAATATGATGAAGGCAACAAAGATACAAGAAAAAAAATCCTTGTGCTTTGTACGGAGGAACGTTATATGACCATGAAAAATGGCAAGAAATTTTCTACCGGCAATCATCCCGTTGAAACACTCGTACCTATTCTTCATTTTGATCAAGCCGGATTTGACGTGGATTTCTATACGCCAACCGGCGGCACTGTAAAATTTGAGATGTGGGCAATGCCTTATGAAGACGAACATATTGGTAAAATTCTGGAAAAATACAATACACAATTTTCAAACCCACACAGTCTCCAGGATTTTGTAGCAGACACAACCAAATCTTATGTGGACTATGTCGCTGTGTTCATCCCCGGAGGACATGGCGCAATGCTCGGCCTTCCCGAGAATAACGATGTAAAAGAGCTGATTAAATGGGTAATAGCCGAAGATAAATTTATGCTGACAATATGCCATGGGCCCGCAGCTCTCTTATCTGCTGCACAAGGTATTGGTGAGAATGATTTTCCATATAAAGGATATAAAATCAATTCATTTCCTGACGAAATGGATCTCATTCTTCCACAAAGTGGATACCAGCCGGGAGAAATGCCTTGGTTGTATGGGGAGAAACTTAAACAGCTGGGGGTTGAAATCTTAAATAAAAAAATTAGCGGCGATTGTCATGTTGACCGGAAGCTGATTACCGCAGACAGTCCGCTGGCCGCGGACAAATTCGGCAAAATCTGTGTGGAAGAATTGCTTGCTGATGAAAAATATAAGGCAGAAAATTGA
- a CDS encoding VOC family protein — protein MSINHINLVVKDVDKAVNLLTDNFKFNLVVNRNSKMAVLRDNNNFVVVIWGQELNNEKDLPQYPKNFHIGFYQDDEIAVQNIFELLKDNEELKIESAPKKIRKTFGFYCYFENLMIEISVNPFNYE, from the coding sequence ATGAGTATTAATCATATCAATCTTGTCGTAAAAGATGTCGATAAAGCCGTTAATTTATTGACTGATAATTTCAAGTTCAATTTAGTGGTCAACCGCAATAGTAAAATGGCGGTACTAAGGGATAATAATAATTTTGTAGTTGTGATTTGGGGACAAGAGTTGAACAATGAGAAAGATCTACCACAATATCCTAAGAATTTCCATATCGGGTTTTATCAAGACGACGAAATTGCAGTCCAGAACATTTTTGAACTTTTAAAAGACAACGAAGAACTAAAAATTGAGTCAGCGCCCAAAAAAATCAGAAAAACATTCGGATTTTATTGCTATTTTGAGAATCTAATGATTGAAATTAGTGTAAATCCTTTCAATTATGAATAG
- a CDS encoding SRPBCC family protein: MKYTLYREQQLACDIARAWTFFSSPQNLAQITPKDMGFVVVSEFNGEEIVEGMVIDYLVSPIFRIPLKWKTKITQVEKYKSFTDFQLKGPYRFWNHFHEFIPNEKGVLMKDTVEYELPFGILGTVAHGMFVKKKLNQIFDYRYEILEELFNRHKKV; encoded by the coding sequence ATGAAATATACATTATATAGGGAACAACAATTAGCTTGCGATATAGCACGCGCTTGGACTTTTTTTTCATCTCCACAGAATCTTGCTCAGATAACACCTAAAGACATGGGTTTTGTGGTTGTTTCGGAATTTAATGGCGAAGAAATTGTAGAGGGTATGGTCATCGATTATTTAGTATCTCCAATTTTTCGAATTCCGTTAAAGTGGAAGACCAAAATAACGCAAGTGGAAAAGTATAAGAGTTTTACTGATTTTCAATTAAAGGGGCCTTATCGATTTTGGAATCATTTTCATGAATTTATTCCAAATGAAAAAGGCGTGTTGATGAAAGATACTGTTGAGTATGAATTGCCCTTCGGAATATTGGGTACAGTTGCGCACGGTATGTTTGTCAAAAAGAAATTAAATCAAATTTTTGATTATCGTTATGAGATTCTAGAAGAGCTATTTAATCGTCATAAAAAGGTATGA
- a CDS encoding fasciclin domain-containing protein, with protein MKFNKNIKRLSSMASALMVFSMITVSCSKDDDKQMETTGTISAMVSMNKDYSILASAVTKAGLGETLSSTGPFTVFAPNNAAFESSGMTSADISSMSAESLKSVLLYHTLSAKVVASSVPAGPNAEVKTANGSNVYVTKNSKGVFVNGWAVTAPDMMATNGVIHGISHVLMPATKNIVELATANSDLSFLVAAVLRASQGTTNVAQVLSGSGPYTVFAPTNQAFINAGFTTIASINQADPAALTKILTYHVLSARAFSSDLSDGQMLSTLNGEKITVKLSGKAMLKGKSNTSESTITGVNMLATNGVVHVIDQVLLP; from the coding sequence ATGAAATTCAACAAGAACATCAAACGACTCTCGAGTATGGCATCAGCCTTAATGGTATTCTCGATGATTACAGTGTCATGTAGTAAAGACGATGACAAGCAGATGGAAACAACAGGAACAATCTCTGCGATGGTATCCATGAACAAGGATTATTCCATATTAGCCTCTGCCGTGACAAAGGCTGGTCTGGGCGAAACACTTTCCTCAACAGGACCATTTACAGTATTTGCTCCAAATAATGCTGCTTTCGAAAGCTCAGGGATGACTTCGGCAGATATTAGTAGCATGTCTGCAGAAAGCTTGAAATCCGTTTTGTTGTATCATACATTATCCGCTAAAGTAGTTGCTTCTAGCGTACCCGCCGGTCCAAATGCGGAAGTAAAGACAGCAAACGGAAGCAATGTTTACGTTACTAAAAATAGTAAGGGTGTATTTGTCAATGGCTGGGCAGTAACAGCGCCAGATATGATGGCTACGAATGGTGTCATACATGGTATTTCTCATGTACTTATGCCCGCAACAAAAAACATTGTAGAACTTGCGACCGCTAATAGTGATCTATCTTTCTTAGTTGCTGCGGTGTTGAGAGCAAGTCAAGGAACTACAAATGTTGCTCAAGTGTTGAGTGGATCAGGGCCCTATACTGTTTTCGCGCCTACAAATCAGGCTTTTATAAACGCGGGTTTTACCACAATAGCTTCAATTAATCAAGCTGATCCCGCAGCGCTTACGAAGATTCTAACCTATCACGTTCTTTCAGCTAGGGCTTTCTCTTCTGATCTTTCAGATGGACAGATGCTAAGTACCTTAAACGGTGAAAAAATCACTGTGAAATTGTCTGGAAAGGCAATGCTTAAAGGTAAAAGTAATACCAGTGAGTCCACAATAACTGGCGTAAACATGCTGGCAACAAACGGTGTTGTCCATGTCATTGATCAAGTTCTTCTTCCTTAA